From the genome of Amycolatopsis camponoti:
TCGGGATCGGCTTCGCGATGGCGCGGCTGCCGCGTCCACTGTGGAAGAACATCCTGCCCGAGCTGACCGGGGTCGCCTACCACCCGGTGATGAGCTGGCTCGCCGTCGACGGTTACGGCTTCGACCGCGCGTACTTCGACACCGCGAAGTGGGTGGACGAGCAGGCCGAGCCGGTGCCCTACCCGTGGGCGGGCCGCCCGGAGTACTTCGGCCGGGCGTTCGACCAGGGGGTCGGCCGCGCGCTGTGGTTCATCAACGGCGGGAACCCGGACGCCGTCGCGGCAGCGGTCGGGCGCTTCGCCGACCACCGCCGCGCCGACCTGTGGAGCGGGGTCGGGCTGGCCGCGACGTTCGCCGGCGGCAGCGACCAGGGCGGCCTGGGCCGGCTGCGCCGGGCGGCGGGCGAGCACTACGACGAGCTCGCGCTGGGCGTGGTGTTCGCGGTGAAGGCGCGGACGTACTCCTCGTACGTGCCCGCCCACACCCACCTCGCGGCCGGCGTGCTCACCGACCTGTCCGTGCAGGGCGCGCAGAACCTCGCGGACCGCACCGAGCGGGCCGACGGCGACGACGGCGACCAGCCGCCCTACGAGCTGTGGCGGCAGCGGATCCGCGCGGAGTTCGACCAGGCCGCCCGGCGGCGGGCGGGCTGAAAAGTCGCGGGCAGGTGATCGCGGGCACCCGTGGAGTAGAGCGCTGACCAGCGAATCTGTGACCGTAGAGACCGAGAAACGAACCGTCCTATTCGACCCTAAGGGGGAGAGTGCGTTGGGCA
Proteins encoded in this window:
- a CDS encoding DUF1702 family protein: MSTVIGVLRKRFLAPSLASVGFAERGFPVTHTEATARLEAVPQAVVCGFEWAIEGASLWEIERRLALVEPEQRGFAYEGATMGYTILDAMPGGGRDRTRELLEGPGRPHIFLTYIGIGFAMARLPRPLWKNILPELTGVAYHPVMSWLAVDGYGFDRAYFDTAKWVDEQAEPVPYPWAGRPEYFGRAFDQGVGRALWFINGGNPDAVAAAVGRFADHRRADLWSGVGLAATFAGGSDQGGLGRLRRAAGEHYDELALGVVFAVKARTYSSYVPAHTHLAAGVLTDLSVQGAQNLADRTERADGDDGDQPPYELWRQRIRAEFDQAARRRAG